In Gracilibacillus salitolerans, the sequence GCATGACAGCCAAGCGTACTTAGGTGAAATGAGTGAGAGTTTTAATGATCTATACGGTGAAGAAAAGGTATATTTCGAGTGCGACAGCAGGGTGCTGGATGACTGGCATCGGGATATAGACCGGATGACAAGAGGAAATATACAATTGACAAAGGCAACTTTTATGAGCGACTTTACCATTTCACAATTTTTCTGGAAAAGTGCGGGAAAGCTTGTTGGTGCATTATCCAAAAATAAAGAAACTTTCCATGATAAATATAAACAATACATTGAAGGGAAAGACTATAGTAAAACAGTTGAAACTATTATTGATGAATTTATGCAACAATTCGAGTTATTTGAGAAATCGCTGGAACGGGATATTAAGATCTTCTTCACAGATCCGTATGACGTGTTAGATGAACTCTTAGCAGAAACATATGATGAGATTGAAGAAAATAAAGATGTCCTAAGCGATATGCAGAAAAAACCAGAGTTATACCGTAATCCAATTACTTTGTTTGAAATAAAGCTTCGTCAATATGAATGGATGTTTGCTGAAAGTGAACGAATCTATGAAAATAGTTAATCTATATTGTCAAAGCAAACTTAGTAGATTGGCAAGGTGGAAGGAACTTGGTCAAATGGAATACAAGGAAGATCCATTGGTGCTGATGGACTTGAATTCCGCTCTGATGAGAAAGTGAAAAATGGCTACGTTGGTTTGAATGTGTGGGATAAAACGGCATTATTTATAAAATAACTAAGAAAATGATAATAGCATCTTTAATAAACCTTGGTAAACCTCCACTTTTGCCAAGGTTTTTTTCTTTCAATAATCATGACTAGGATTATTTCTTGTGAACAGAATTTAATGGATCTAATTGTCTTCTGATAGATCTTCTTCAGAAATAAACTTGAAATTATGATGGATCATTCGATTCTGTAGTCATACAATATACATCTAAGTCCTTTTTGCTTTGGATAGGAAACTCGCTTTAGTTCGTTTTGGCTGGAGATATAATTGTCTAACAAAAAATAATTACGCTAGTTAAAAAATATATATGCTAATTAGACCCTGTTTTCATAAACGTTTGCGAATTCATAGTCTTTTTAATGTCTATCCCTTGTCATTTTCAATGTTCTTCTAAATTTTTCAGTCTTTTTAGCATAACTTTATTTTAATGCTAACGGTGGAATGAGAATTGAGGGGTGGATTTTCTAGAAGTTTATTTTAATTGTCAGAGGAGAGAAAAGAAGTGATGTTATCTTATATTTTTCTTATTCTAGGGAATGTTAGTATTGGATGAATTGATATAGGAGGTTATCAATTGGAACATAATCACGACAATATTAAATTAACATCTGCTGAAGTGTCATATTTATGGAATACTTATCTTGGTGACAGTTTGTCTATTTGTGTCTTTAAGTATTTTCTTGAACACGTCGAGGATAAAGAAATTAAAACAATCACAACTCACGCATTAGATTTATCTCAGCAACATATTGAGACTATTCAAAGCATCTTTTTAAATGAGGGAATACAGATTCCACAAGGTTTTACTGAACAAGATGTAAATCTAAAATCCAAACGATTATTTACGGATGTTTTTTATTTGAAATATATAAAGAATATGACAAAGGGTGGTCTAGCTACTTATGGAAGGCTTTTACAGAATATTTACCGCCACGATATACGTTCTTTTTTTTCAAAATGTCTAACATCTACTATCGAACTGGATACAGAAGTTGTACGGCTTTTATTAGAAAAAGGAATAGCAGCGTGTCCACCAACTATTCCATATCCACAAAAAATAGAGTTCGTACATAAACAGTCATTTTTCTTAGAAGGACTTGGTAGAAGAGATGCACTTACCGGAGCAGAGGTAGCTAATCTACATTCAAATATCGAAACAAATCAATTAGGGACAAGTCTTGCTATTGCTTTTAGCCAAGTTGCTCAATCTAATAAAGTACGTAAGTTTATTTTGAGAGGAAATGATATAGCATCTAAACATATAAAAGTTTTTAGTAGCTATTTAGAAATGAACTCACTTCCCGTTCCTATGTCGTTTGACCAAGAAGTAACTGAATCAACAGAGTCTCCTTTTTCTGATAAGTTAATGCTATTTCACTTTGGTCTTATGATTTATGCTGGTATTGGGAATTATGGAGTAGCTATATCTGAAAGTCGGAAAAGTGATTTAGTTGTGGATTATACACGACTAACAGCAGAGATTTTGAAATTATCTGAGGACTTTGCCAACATTATCGTTGCAAATGAGTGGTTAGAACAACCCCCATTATCTGCTAATCGAAAAGACTTAACAAAGGGTTAAACTAAGGTGACGAATAAAAACAAAAGCTAATATGATGCATTGCCGTTCCTAGTTTTGGTCAGTTATTTTAATTTATAAATATGTGGAAGGTATTCTAATAATTTCTTTAGAGATTTTGGTGAATGTCCAAGATCAATGGCTCTCGTGCTTTTGCAGCTATTTAACATGTTGCACCTTATATGGCAGAACAGAACAAAGGATCTATCGTAAATATTTCATCTTATACAGCACAAGTTGGTCAAGGTTTTAACCATTATTCAGCTTCTAAAGGTATTTTTCGTGCATTTTAGAAACTGCTCAAATCAATAGTGAAAAGAGCTTACATTTGTCTCATGTTGTTATAATTCATATTTGGTGTTTAATAGTA encodes:
- a CDS encoding DUF3231 family protein; this encodes MEHNHDNIKLTSAEVSYLWNTYLGDSLSICVFKYFLEHVEDKEIKTITTHALDLSQQHIETIQSIFLNEGIQIPQGFTEQDVNLKSKRLFTDVFYLKYIKNMTKGGLATYGRLLQNIYRHDIRSFFSKCLTSTIELDTEVVRLLLEKGIAACPPTIPYPQKIEFVHKQSFFLEGLGRRDALTGAEVANLHSNIETNQLGTSLAIAFSQVAQSNKVRKFILRGNDIASKHIKVFSSYLEMNSLPVPMSFDQEVTESTESPFSDKLMLFHFGLMIYAGIGNYGVAISESRKSDLVVDYTRLTAEILKLSEDFANIIVANEWLEQPPLSANRKDLTKG